A window of the Dioscorea cayenensis subsp. rotundata cultivar TDr96_F1 chromosome 14, TDr96_F1_v2_PseudoChromosome.rev07_lg8_w22 25.fasta, whole genome shotgun sequence genome harbors these coding sequences:
- the LOC120275799 gene encoding LOW QUALITY PROTEIN: beta-amylase 1, chloroplastic-like (The sequence of the model RefSeq protein was modified relative to this genomic sequence to represent the inferred CDS: inserted 1 base in 1 codon; deleted 1 base in 1 codon), which translates to MAFNIAHQLGSLAAAPISDAAGGQTADPSPASTLWKPPMAQANLRCRISRAGNPDLDGVXPPLSPCRSPASALTPIRQDLSVACQALVADPSPAVETDDAVSSRHQSRKGVPVFVMLPLDTVKPGGGLKRRKAMNASLMALKNAGVEGVMVDVWWGIVERDRPGEYDWGGYSDLMLMAHRHGLKVQAVMSFHQCGGNVGDSCTIPLPKWVLEEMEKDPDLAYTDQWGRRNYEYVSLGCDTLPVLKDRSPVQCYSDFMRAFKDQFKDFLGSTIVEIQVGMGPAGELRYPSYPELNGTWKFPGIGAFQCYDKYMLSSLKVAAEAAGKPEWGHSGPTDAGSYNNWPEDVPFFRREGGGWNCPYGDFFLTWYSQMLLNHGELILSAATTIFSSTNTVISVKVAGIHWHYGTRSHAPELTAGYYNTRFNNGYLPIARMLARHGAIFNFTCVEMKDWEQPAEAMCRPEALVRQVAEAAREAGVGLAGENALPRYDEAAHEQILKTALRNDGDDEGLKMVGFTYLRMGMDLFHPENWRKFAAFVQRMADGCPQETLKKVDKAVHETRPWVQEALMMSK; encoded by the exons ATGGCGTTCAACATCGCTCACCAGCTCGGATCCCTCGCCGCCGCGCCGATCTCCGACGCCGCCGGCGGTCAAACGGCCGACCCTTCGCCGGCGTCGACGCTGTGGAAACCGCCGATGGCGCAGGCGAATCTACGGTGCCGGATCAGTCGAGCTGGAAACCCAGATCTGGATGGAG TCCCTCCTCTCAGCCCTTGCCGCTCTCCTGCCTCCGCTCTCACTCCAATCCGGCAAGACCTCAGCGTCGCCTGCCAGGCCCTCGTCGCCGATCCATCTCCGGCGGTGGAGACCGACGATGCGGTGAGTAGTCGTCATCAAAGTCGAAAGGGGGTTCCAGTGTTCGTGATGCTGCCTTTGGATACGGTGAAACCAGGGGGAGGGTTGAAAAGGAGGAAAGCGATGAATGCGAGCTTGATGGCGTTGAAGAACGCCGGTGTAGAGGGTGTGATGGTTGATGTTTGGTGGGGGATCGTTGAGAGGGATCGGCCGGGGGAGTACGATTGGGGTGGCTACTCCGATCTCATGCTCATGGCTCATCGCCATGGATTGAAGGTCCAGGCCGTGATGTCGTTCCACCAGTGCGGCGGCAATGTCGGTGACTCTTGCAC GATACCGCTGCCAAAGTGGGTTTTGGAGGAGATGGAGAAAGACCCAGACTTGGCGTACACGGACCAATGGGGTCGTCGGAACTACGAGTACGTCTCACTGGGCTGTGACACGCTCCCGGTCCTCAAAGACCGATCACCGGTTCAGTGCTACTCCGACTTCATGCGCGCATTCAAGGACCAGTTCAAAGACTTCCTCGGCTCCACCATCGTG GAAATCCAGGTCGGTATGGGGCCAGCTGGGGAGCTGAGGTATCCGTCATATCCGGAGCTTAATGGCACCTGGAAGTTTCCTGGAATTGGTGCTTTTCAGTGCTATGATAAG TATATGCTGAGCAGCCTGAAAGTAGCAGCAGAAGCAGCTGGAAAACCAGAATGGGGACACAGCGGGCCAACAGATGCTGGGTCCTACAACAACTGGCCGGAAGATGTCCCATTCTTCCGC CGTGAAGGTGGCGGCTGGAACTGCCCATACGGCGACTTCTTCCTCACTTGGTACTCCCAAATGCTTCTCAACCATGGTGAACTCATCCTCTCCGCCGCCACCACCATCTTCTCCTCCACCAATACCGTCATCTCCGTCAAAGTTGCCGGCATTCACTGGCACTACGGCACTCGTTCTCACGCACCTGAACTCACTGCCGGTTACTACAACACTCGTTTTAACAACGGTTACCTCCCAATTGCTCGCATGCTCGCCCGCCACGGTGCAATCTTCAACTTCACTTGTGTAGAGATGAAGGATTGGGAGCAGCCTGCCGAGGCCATGTGCCGTCCTGAAGCTCTAGTGAGGCAAGTAGCCGAGGCTGCACGTGAGGCCGGTGTTGGCCTTGCCGGAGAGAATGCATTGCCAAGGTACGACGAGGCAGCTCATGAGCAGATACTTAAAACAGCATTGAGaaatgatggtgatgatgaaggATTGAAGATGGTTGGGTTTACTTATTTGAGAATGGGAATGGATTTGTTTCATCCTGAGAATTGGAGAAAGTTTGCTGCATTTGTGCAGAGAATGGCAGATGGGTGTCCACAAGAGACACTGAAGAAGGTTGATAAGGCTGTGCATGAAACAAGGCCTTGGGTGCAAGAGGCTCTCATGATGAGTaagtag
- the LOC120275552 gene encoding transcription factor MYB59-like, with amino-acid sequence MDSHFGWGGVVDGWRKGPWTSQEDKLLCDYVNIHGEGRWNCVSNITGLRRSGKSCRLRWVNYLRPDLKRGKITPQEENIILELHARWGNRWSTIARSLPGRTDNEIKNYWRTHFKKAKSSSSKINLQRSKLPKSLIQQDQNHERR; translated from the exons ATGGATAGCCATTTTGGATGGGGAGGTGTAGTTGATGGATGGAGGAAAGGTCCTTGGACATCTCAAGAAGACAAGCTTCTTTGTGATTATGTTAACATTCATGGAGAAGGGAGATGGAACTGTGTGTCCAACATcacag GATTGAGAAGGAGTGGGAAGAGTTGTAGATTGAGATGGGTGAACTATCTTAGGCCAGACTTAAAGAGAGGAAAGATAACTCCTCAAGAGGAGAACATCATCTTAGAGTTGCATGCAAGATGGGGAAATag GTGGTCAACAATTGCAAGAAGTCTTCCTGGAAGAACAGACAATGAAATCAAGAACTATTGGAGAACACATTTCAAGAAAGCCAAGTCTTCATCATCAAAAATTAACCTTCAAAGATCAAAATTACCAAAGTCTCTAATCCAACAAGATCAAAATCatgaaagaagatga
- the LOC120275553 gene encoding membrane protein PM19L-like, producing the protein MATQDILEDDDDEMMKCICPFTSFVQVNGGSTSINEDWNEDENWARLWNLDMVTPLLFLNLVMYIIVLGFASWCLNHFINGQSHYPGVAGNGATFYFLVFAILAGVIGVVSKLASASHIRVWRNDSLAAASSSSLIAWAITALAFGLACKEIHLGGYRGWRLRVLEAFIIILTLTQLIYVVLLHAGMFSGKYGPGYTDPDYGHEQVPKGSTGVATRA; encoded by the exons ATGGCAACACAAGACATattggaagatgatgatgatgagatgaTGAAATGCATATGCCCTTTTACTAGTTTTGTTCAAGTAAATGGTGGTTCTACTTCCATTAATGAAGATTGGAATGAGGATGAAAACTGGGCTAGATTGTGGAATTTAGA CATGGTGACACCACTCTTGTTCTTGAACCTTGTGATGTATATAATTGTCTTGGGTTTTGCTAGTTGGTGCTTGAACCACTTCATCAATGGACAATCTCACTATCCTG GGGTGGCCGGAAATGGAGCAACATTCTACTTCCTAGTCTTCGCAATCCTCGCCGGAGTTATCGGTGTGGTTTCAAAGCTCGCCAGTGCTTCTCATATTAGGGTTTGGAGGAATGACAGCCTTGCtgcagcttcttcttcttctctcattgcATGGGCCATCACTGCCCTTGCTTTTGG GTTGGCATGCAAGGAGATACATTTGGGAGGATATAGAGGATGGAGACTTAGGGTTTTGGAGGCTTTCATTATAATATTAACTTTGACTCAGTTGATTTACGTGGTGTTATTGCATGCAGGCATGTTTAGTGGCAAATATGGACCTGGTTACACTGATCCAGATTATGGTCATGAACAAGTTCCAAAGGGCAGTACTGGTGTTGCCACCAGAGCTTAA